In the Pseudolabrys taiwanensis genome, one interval contains:
- a CDS encoding LLM class flavin-dependent oxidoreductase, translating into MFQHELSRTSQAPRATIRNDREAEVKFAHFTHIWNKPGQTPHQRYEELWRELELCDELGFDYGFCVEHHFRPDESWMSSPALYTVGAGARTKRMRLGPMGFIAPLYHPLRLAEEIAIVDQMLGGRMECGLVPGINADYFRPFGVDYDLRKTPTLEFVDYMRAAYGETQPFSWHGENFHTDKAQVSVMPVQKPHPPLWMMSRDPRTLEFCAEKGVNPGYFLVYPRADAAPRYRVFLENWKKAGWPRKPNIAYCTVVYVDETDEKALDVALTRASRAYEGFLPPPKPGETFDERVREHAKKFIGRGEPGASEIMANVFNPDYLMKHDLVFIGSPKTVAEKIRATAEAGVYNVFLGEFNFSDLPAEDLMRSIRLFGEKVIPALRDYEPF; encoded by the coding sequence ATGTTCCAGCATGAACTGTCGCGCACGTCGCAAGCGCCACGTGCGACGATAAGAAACGATCGGGAGGCCGAGGTGAAGTTCGCGCATTTTACGCACATCTGGAACAAACCAGGCCAGACGCCGCACCAGCGCTATGAAGAGCTGTGGCGCGAGCTCGAACTGTGCGACGAACTCGGCTTCGATTACGGATTTTGCGTCGAACATCATTTTCGTCCCGACGAAAGCTGGATGTCCTCGCCCGCGCTCTACACGGTCGGCGCCGGCGCCCGCACCAAGCGCATGCGCCTCGGGCCGATGGGCTTCATCGCGCCGCTTTACCATCCGCTGCGGCTGGCCGAAGAGATCGCCATCGTCGACCAGATGCTGGGGGGACGCATGGAATGCGGCCTGGTCCCCGGCATCAACGCCGACTATTTCCGTCCCTTCGGCGTGGACTACGATCTGCGCAAGACGCCGACGCTCGAATTCGTCGATTACATGCGCGCGGCCTATGGCGAGACGCAGCCGTTCTCCTGGCACGGCGAGAACTTCCACACCGACAAAGCCCAGGTCTCGGTGATGCCGGTGCAGAAGCCGCATCCGCCTTTGTGGATGATGAGCCGCGATCCGCGCACGCTCGAGTTCTGCGCCGAGAAGGGCGTCAATCCGGGCTACTTCCTGGTCTATCCGCGGGCGGACGCGGCGCCGCGCTATCGCGTGTTCCTGGAGAACTGGAAGAAGGCCGGCTGGCCGCGCAAGCCGAACATCGCCTACTGCACCGTCGTCTATGTCGATGAGACGGACGAGAAGGCACTCGACGTCGCGCTGACGCGCGCCTCCCGCGCCTATGAAGGCTTCCTGCCGCCGCCGAAGCCCGGCGAGACCTTCGACGAGCGCGTGCGCGAGCACGCCAAGAAGTTCATCGGCCGTGGCGAGCCGGGCGCCTCCGAGATCATGGCCAATGTATTCAACCCGGACTACCTGATGAAGCACGATCTGGTCTTCATCGGATCGCCGAAAACGGTGGCCGAGAAGATCCGCGCGACAGCCGAGGCCGGCGTCTACAACGTGTTCCTCGGCGAATTCAATTTCTCCGACTTGCCGGCGGAGGACCTGATGCGCTCGATCAGGCTGTTCGGCGAGAAGGTGATCCCGGCGCTGCGCGATTACGAGCCGTTCTAG